A genomic window from Triticum urartu cultivar G1812 chromosome 7, Tu2.1, whole genome shotgun sequence includes:
- the LOC125524479 gene encoding uncharacterized protein LOC125524479 gives MEEARGHQGIPAFGEWNYGDGDDWPVLAQRFESAMHTQLPVHKACKRARACRRRRFPAFGDWNNLGDGDAGGWTTAVVNQYFEPVTAHKSLKRNSMVTTVASSPWGSSSTRWRGKPGWMTQGPTWQCNLSPSWRSRLLTTTCMMSHRTCSVPSHYGKVGHG, from the exons ATGGAG GAAGCGAGGGGGCACCAGGGGATACCGGCGTTCGGCGAATGGAActacggcgacggcgacgactgGCCTGTGCTCGCCCAACGCTTCGAGTCTGCGATGCACACCCAGCTCCCCGTACACAAAGCCTGCAAG AGAGCGAGGGCGTGTCGCAGGAGGCGCTTCCCAGCGTTCGGAGATTGGAACAACCTCGGTGATGGCGACGCCGGTGGCTGGACGACGGCCGTCGTCAACCAGTACTTCGAGCCTGTCACGGCACACAAATCACTCAAGAGGAATTCAATGGTTACCACAGTGGCGTCGTCGCCATGGGGAAGCAGCAGCACAAGGTGGCGAGGCAAACCTGGGTGGATGACTCAGGGACCCACGTGGCAATGCAACCTTTCTCCTTCGTGGCGGTCAAGGCTGTTGACGACGACCTGTATGATGTCCCACCGGACATGCTCTGTGCCAAGCCACTACGG AAAGGTAGGACATGGCTGA